A region of Carassius auratus strain Wakin chromosome 41, ASM336829v1, whole genome shotgun sequence DNA encodes the following proteins:
- the LOC113059927 gene encoding ubiquitin-conjugating enzyme E2 S-like, translating into MNSNVENLPPQVLRLVYKEVSALAADPPEGIKIYPSEEDITELHTSIEGPEGTPYAGGVFRMRLVLGKDFPAAPPRGYFLTKIFHPNVGHKGEICVNVLKRDWKAELGLRHVLLTIKCLLIHPNPESALNEEAGRLLLEDYKEYASRAHLLTEIHAMGGTSGALQEPADGPQPKKHAGDPNKRVAAAGLATNGVATNNLSNSSSSGTSSNNTNIVAKKKTDKKRALRRL; encoded by the exons ATG aATTCAAACGTGGAGAACTTGCCCCCTCAAGTGTTGAGACTGGTCTATAAAGAGGTTTCTGCCTTGGCAGCAGACCCTCCGGAGGGGATCAAGATCTACCCCAGTGAAGAGGACATCACAGAGCTGCACACTTCCATTGAGGGCCCAG AAGGAACTCCGTATGCGGGAGGGGTGTTCCGGATGCGACTGGTCCTTGGAAAGGATTTTCCTGCTGCACCTCCCAGGGGCTACTTCCTCACGAAGATTTTCCATCCTAATGTTGGGCACAAGGGTGAGATCTGTGTCAATGTGCTGAAAAGAGACTGGAAGGCAGAGCTGGGTCTGAGACATGTGTTGCTA ACCATCAAGTGCCTTCTGATCCATCCTAACCCAGAGTCGGCTCTGAACGAAGAGGCTGGGAGGTTACTTTTGGAGGACTATAAGGAGTATGCATCTCGTGCTCACCTTCTAACAGAGATCCATGCTATGGGAGGCACGTCGGGGGCCCTTCAAGAGCCCGCTGATGGACCCCAACCCAAGAAGCATGCAGGAGACCCAAACAAACGTGTAGCTGCGGCTGGTTTGGCAACAAATGGTGTTGCCACCAACAATTTAAGTAACAGCAGCTCCAGCGGCACAAGCAGTAACAACACTAATATAGTTGCGAAgaagaaaacagataaaaaacGAGCTCTGAGGAGGCTATAA